From Streptomyces sp. TLI_053, a single genomic window includes:
- the mraY gene encoding phospho-N-acetylmuramoyl-pentapeptide-transferase, translated as MKQILFSGMIGLILSLAGTPALIKLLARQGYGQYIRDDGPKAHHSKKGTPTMGGIAFILATLIAYFATKAITRESPTASGLLVLFLTTGLGLVGFLDDYIKVVKRRSLGLRAKAKLAGQSIVGLAFAVLALQFPDNAGRTPASEHLSFVRDFEWAVGPVLFVIFAYFLIAATSNGVNLTDGLDGLATGASVMAFGAYTFIGVWEYGQSCAYVSSATANCYDVRDPLDLAVVAAALMGSCFGFLWWNTSPAKIFMGDTGSLALGGALAGLAICSRTEILLVLLGGLFVIITLSVIIQVGSFRMTGKRVFKMAPLQHHFELKGWSEVLVVVRFWIIQGLCVAVGLGLFYAGWVTG; from the coding sequence ATGAAGCAGATCCTCTTCTCCGGCATGATCGGCCTGATCCTGTCGCTGGCCGGCACCCCCGCGCTGATCAAGCTGCTCGCCCGGCAGGGCTACGGCCAGTACATCCGTGACGACGGCCCCAAGGCGCACCACAGCAAAAAGGGCACGCCCACCATGGGCGGCATCGCGTTCATCCTGGCGACCCTGATCGCCTACTTCGCCACCAAGGCGATAACGCGCGAGAGCCCGACCGCCTCCGGCCTGCTGGTGCTGTTCCTGACGACCGGTCTGGGCCTGGTCGGCTTCCTCGACGACTACATCAAGGTCGTCAAGCGCCGTTCCCTCGGCCTGCGGGCCAAGGCCAAGCTGGCCGGCCAGTCGATCGTCGGTCTGGCCTTCGCGGTGCTGGCCCTGCAGTTCCCCGACAACGCCGGCCGTACCCCGGCCTCGGAGCACCTCTCCTTCGTCCGGGACTTCGAGTGGGCCGTCGGCCCGGTCCTGTTCGTCATCTTCGCGTACTTCCTGATCGCCGCGACCTCCAACGGCGTCAACCTGACGGACGGTCTGGACGGTCTGGCCACCGGCGCCTCGGTGATGGCCTTCGGCGCCTACACCTTCATCGGCGTCTGGGAGTACGGCCAGAGCTGCGCCTACGTCTCCTCGGCCACCGCCAACTGCTACGACGTCCGCGACCCGCTGGACCTCGCGGTGGTCGCCGCCGCCCTGATGGGCTCCTGCTTCGGCTTCCTCTGGTGGAACACCTCGCCCGCCAAGATCTTCATGGGCGACACCGGCTCGCTGGCCCTCGGCGGCGCGCTGGCCGGTCTGGCGATCTGCTCGCGCACCGAGATCCTGCTCGTCCTGCTGGGCGGCCTCTTCGTGATCATCACCCTCTCGGTGATCATCCAGGTCGGCTCGTTCCGGATGACCGGCAAGCGCGTGTTCAAGATGGCCCCGTTGCAGCACCACTTCGAACTCAAGGGCTGGAGCGAGGTCCTGGTCGTGGTCCGGTTCTGGATCATCCAGGGCCTGTGCGTGGCCGTCGGCCTCGGCCTCTTCTACGCGGGATGGGTGACCGGATGA
- the murD gene encoding UDP-N-acetylmuramoyl-L-alanine--D-glutamate ligase yields the protein MTDADLSGAPDTDLPDWSGLPVTVAGLGVSGISAARVLHGLGALVTVVDGGSGAGLKARAAELEALGVTVRLGDGDTLPEGTRLVVTSPGWPPSSPLFAAAGRAGVDIWGDVELAWRLRRPHPATGEPAPWLAVTGTNGKTTTVQMLASILTAAGRRTAAVGNVGVSVLDAVLAEEPYDVLAVELSSYQLHWASSLRPHSAAVLNLAPDHLDWHGSMEAYAADKGRIYQGNTVACVYNLADPATEALVREADVEEGCRAIGFGLGAPGLSNLGVVDGLLVDRAFVSDRAKNAAELGSVEDVSPPAPHNISNALAAAALARAYGVEPKAVREGLRAFRPDAHRIAEVAVVDGVTWIDDSKATNTHAAAASLAAYRPVVWIAGGLAKGAEFDDLVRGAAERLRAAVLIGEDRALIREALARHAPDVPVIEAAEGQTGAVAMTEVVRAAASLARTGDTVLLAPACASMDMFTNYGERGDLFAASVRELADGDR from the coding sequence ATGACCGACGCCGACCTGTCCGGGGCCCCGGACACCGACCTGCCGGACTGGTCCGGCCTGCCGGTCACCGTCGCCGGTCTCGGCGTCTCCGGCATCAGCGCCGCCCGGGTCCTGCACGGTCTCGGCGCGCTGGTCACGGTCGTCGACGGCGGCTCCGGCGCGGGCCTGAAGGCCCGCGCGGCCGAGCTCGAGGCGCTCGGCGTCACCGTCCGCCTCGGCGACGGCGACACCCTGCCCGAGGGCACCCGCCTCGTCGTCACCTCGCCCGGCTGGCCGCCGAGCAGCCCGCTGTTCGCGGCCGCCGGCCGGGCCGGCGTCGACATCTGGGGCGACGTCGAGCTGGCCTGGCGGCTGCGCAGGCCGCACCCCGCCACCGGCGAGCCGGCTCCCTGGCTGGCCGTCACCGGCACCAACGGCAAGACCACCACGGTCCAGATGCTGGCCTCGATCCTGACCGCCGCCGGCCGGCGCACCGCCGCCGTCGGCAACGTCGGCGTCTCGGTGCTGGACGCGGTGCTCGCCGAGGAGCCGTACGACGTGCTCGCCGTCGAGCTCTCCAGCTACCAGCTGCACTGGGCGTCCTCGCTGCGCCCGCACTCGGCGGCCGTGCTCAACCTGGCCCCGGACCACCTGGACTGGCACGGCTCGATGGAGGCGTACGCCGCCGACAAGGGCCGGATCTACCAGGGCAACACCGTCGCCTGCGTGTACAACCTGGCCGACCCGGCCACCGAGGCGCTGGTCCGCGAGGCCGACGTCGAGGAGGGCTGCCGGGCGATCGGCTTCGGCCTCGGCGCGCCCGGCCTGTCGAACCTCGGCGTGGTCGACGGCCTGCTGGTGGACCGGGCGTTCGTGTCCGACCGGGCCAAGAACGCGGCCGAGCTCGGCTCGGTCGAGGACGTCAGCCCGCCGGCCCCGCACAACATCAGCAACGCGCTGGCCGCCGCCGCGCTGGCCCGCGCCTACGGGGTGGAGCCGAAGGCGGTCCGCGAGGGCCTGCGGGCCTTCCGCCCCGACGCGCACCGGATCGCCGAGGTCGCGGTGGTCGACGGCGTCACCTGGATCGACGACTCCAAGGCGACCAACACCCACGCCGCCGCGGCCTCGCTGGCCGCGTACCGGCCGGTGGTCTGGATCGCCGGCGGCCTGGCCAAGGGCGCGGAGTTCGACGACCTGGTCCGGGGCGCGGCCGAGCGGCTGCGGGCCGCCGTGCTGATCGGCGAGGACCGCGCGCTGATCCGGGAGGCGCTGGCGCGACACGCGCCGGATGTCCCGGTGATCGAGGCGGCCGAGGGCCAGACTGGCGCGGTGGCGATGACCGAGGTGGTCCGCGCGGCCGCTTCGCTCGCCCGAACGGGTGACACGGTGCTGTTGGCCCCGGCCTGTGCCTCGATGGACATGTTCACCAACTACGGCGAGCGCGGAGACCTCTTCGCCGCGTCCGTCCGGGAGCTGGCGGACGGGGACCGGTAG